A section of the Euryarchaeota archaeon genome encodes:
- the ccsA gene encoding cytochrome c biogenesis protein CcsA yields MAQETSKGRSWMAALPSAEATRRFSLAATAVSWLVLGYLAWFVAPDWRTAGDVSAPLTRKLLFYHPASAWAAFVGYFVVLVASVAYLRRREAGLDVVARSAAEVGFFLNTIALVTGTIWGSIEWMRTGEQPLVTVMREPKVLVLLVMWFAFAAYLLLRRLVDDPSRRARLSAAFGIIGFAGVPLSFLTSRLLQTSLHPDVVGPGANPDAALPTSAGITLGWSFIAFTFLFAFLFLHRLRLSKIEERLEGIETEMRE; encoded by the coding sequence ATGGCGCAAGAAACATCGAAGGGAAGGTCATGGATGGCCGCGCTCCCAAGCGCGGAAGCCACAAGGAGATTCTCGCTCGCTGCGACGGCCGTTTCATGGTTGGTCCTTGGCTACCTTGCGTGGTTCGTGGCGCCCGATTGGCGCACCGCCGGCGACGTCTCGGCCCCTCTCACGAGAAAACTCCTGTTCTACCATCCTGCCTCGGCCTGGGCCGCCTTCGTCGGCTATTTCGTCGTTCTGGTCGCGAGCGTTGCGTACCTTAGAAGGCGTGAGGCGGGTCTTGATGTGGTCGCACGCTCCGCAGCGGAGGTGGGCTTCTTCCTGAACACGATCGCCCTCGTGACCGGCACCATCTGGGGTTCTATCGAATGGATGCGGACAGGCGAACAACCGCTCGTGACCGTGATGAGGGAGCCAAAGGTGCTAGTGCTTCTCGTCATGTGGTTCGCGTTCGCCGCATACCTGCTCCTCAGGCGCCTCGTCGACGACCCGTCGAGGAGGGCTCGCCTCTCGGCCGCCTTCGGGATAATCGGTTTCGCAGGCGTACCGCTCTCCTTCCTAACGAGCAGGCTCTTGCAGACGAGCCTTCACCCGGACGTCGTGGGACCGGGCGCCAACCCGGATGCGGCACTGCCTACCTCGGCCGGGATCACCCTGGGTTGGAGCTTCATCGCGTTCACGTTCCTCTTCGCATTCCTCTTCCTCCATCGCCTTCGACTCAGCAAGATCGAAGAGCGATTGGAAGGGATCGAGACGGAGATGAGAGAATGA
- a CDS encoding hemerythrin domain-containing protein, with protein MNPKIDSTTAGGQRKKKGGRDRGEARSGLVVTDALRGEHGVLRALLDYAERAIPVADDMEQIRVIANVLDALLVSHADLEDALLLIPMRSKIGGDRSIGVFMQDHREIQSGIAKAATGADLIAAKASLNSVLGLARDHFEREERMLFPSADETVEKEESSRLAGEWAQRRGVYLPGSSGDKDGMPRHSMAV; from the coding sequence ATGAATCCGAAGATCGACTCGACGACGGCGGGAGGCCAGCGAAAGAAAAAAGGCGGGCGGGACAGGGGCGAAGCCCGATCCGGCCTCGTGGTCACGGATGCGCTGCGCGGCGAACACGGCGTGCTCCGCGCCCTGCTCGATTACGCCGAGCGCGCGATCCCGGTCGCAGATGACATGGAGCAGATAAGGGTGATCGCGAACGTGCTCGACGCACTGCTTGTGAGCCACGCCGACCTCGAGGACGCGCTCCTCCTCATCCCGATGCGAAGCAAGATCGGCGGTGACCGGTCGATCGGGGTCTTCATGCAGGATCACCGTGAGATACAGAGCGGGATCGCCAAGGCCGCGACCGGGGCGGATCTCATAGCCGCAAAAGCCTCGCTCAACTCGGTTTTGGGACTCGCCAGGGACCACTTCGAGCGGGAAGAACGCATGCTCTTTCCTTCGGCCGATGAGACCGTGGAGAAAGAGGAGTCGTCGCGTCTTGCTGGAGAGTGGGCGCAAAGAAGGGGCGTGTATCTTCCGGGCTCCAGTGGGGACAAGGACGGAATGCCGCGCCATTCAATGGCGGTGTAG
- a CDS encoding CcmD family protein, producing MTDETTFFLGFTAIFLGIVAYMLLLERNAKRLEQRMERLASRSKEPKS from the coding sequence ATGACCGACGAGACGACGTTCTTCCTGGGCTTTACGGCGATATTCCTCGGGATAGTGGCGTACATGTTGCTGCTCGAGAGGAACGCAAAGAGACTCGAACAACGGATGGAAAGACTGGCATCACGCTCGAAAGAACCGAAGAGCTGA
- a CDS encoding heme exporter protein CcmB, translated as MSLRALLWKDAMRETRGREGAEAAIVLVALFFLVEMLAAPPVADEATAVAALWIPLIFVTGALVGKGFASEADRGTLELLRSAPVPAAMHGLSRTLVDLALVALVGTAALAFSVLAFGSPATVGLVGIVLLAVIGLTVVGSFASGVAAQARSRELLLPVLMVPVLVPLIEAGIGGSLLAIRGASATDLSSVFLVIAGYDLVMGGLAWILWPHVLEAD; from the coding sequence ATGAGCCTTCGGGCGCTCCTCTGGAAGGACGCGATGAGAGAGACGCGGGGACGCGAGGGGGCCGAGGCGGCGATCGTCCTCGTCGCCCTTTTCTTCTTAGTCGAGATGCTGGCCGCCCCACCCGTCGCCGACGAAGCCACCGCGGTCGCGGCATTGTGGATTCCCTTGATCTTCGTCACGGGCGCACTTGTCGGCAAGGGATTCGCGAGCGAGGCGGACAGGGGCACGCTCGAACTCCTCCGTTCTGCCCCGGTCCCGGCGGCCATGCACGGGCTGTCCCGCACCCTGGTCGATCTGGCGCTCGTCGCACTCGTGGGGACCGCCGCACTCGCCTTTTCGGTGCTCGCGTTCGGATCCCCTGCGACGGTGGGGCTCGTCGGGATCGTACTGCTCGCGGTCATCGGCTTGACGGTGGTGGGTTCGTTCGCGAGCGGTGTTGCGGCCCAAGCAAGATCCCGCGAACTGTTGCTTCCCGTCCTGATGGTCCCGGTCCTCGTGCCCCTTATCGAGGCTGGCATCGGCGGCAGCCTCTTGGCGATCCGCGGCGCCTCTGCCACCGACCTGTCCTCTGTCTTCCTGGTCATCGCGGGGTACGACCTCGTAATGGGCGGCCTCGCCTGGATACTGTGGCCCCACGTTCTCGAGGCTGATTGA
- the nrfD gene encoding polysulfide reductase NrfD — protein MSEQGLDPKTKRILTPLLRTGLGFYIALIILVGLFLLANYAWSVQLDKGLAVTGLNDRVSWGIYISVFIYFIGISYGGTCVSAILRLTGAEWRRPITRLAETSTVAALLVAAIMPMFDLGHPEKILDVVFYGRIESPLVWDFISVGTYLAASMLFFYLALIPDLAILDRVLPKRVRIRRTLYRVFKMRWEATPAQVRKLERALMAITIIIIPIAVSAHTVLSWMFGMTTRAGWHSSIFGPYFVAGALFSGIGIVVIAMAVVRWAQHLEDVITDFHFRRMADILLVFGLAYLYMTLSEYLTMTFQPSDDEKILVGLLTSGPLAPYFWISTLGLVLAVALLAIPRTRTVAGITMAALVVNVALLIKRFIIVVPSMQVPLIPGDAVATYSPTWVEWALIGGSFAAFGLIFLVASKLVPMVSIWEVSEGDKAHAKDAPAAPEARTPSPEAVASVSVVVATEGRS, from the coding sequence ATGAGCGAGCAGGGACTTGACCCCAAGACCAAGCGCATCCTTACTCCGCTTTTGCGCACCGGGTTGGGCTTCTACATAGCGCTCATCATCCTCGTGGGCCTCTTCCTGCTCGCCAACTACGCGTGGTCGGTCCAACTCGACAAGGGCCTCGCAGTCACTGGGCTAAACGATCGCGTCTCGTGGGGAATCTACATCTCGGTCTTCATCTACTTCATAGGGATCTCCTATGGCGGGACGTGCGTGTCGGCGATCCTGCGGCTCACGGGGGCCGAGTGGCGCCGGCCGATCACGCGCCTTGCTGAGACATCCACCGTCGCCGCGTTGCTCGTAGCGGCGATCATGCCGATGTTCGACCTCGGGCATCCCGAGAAGATCCTCGACGTAGTCTTCTACGGACGCATCGAATCACCGCTCGTCTGGGATTTCATCTCGGTGGGCACGTACCTCGCGGCTAGCATGCTCTTCTTCTATCTGGCCCTGATCCCGGACCTCGCGATCCTTGACCGAGTGCTTCCCAAGCGCGTGCGGATTCGCCGCACGCTGTATCGCGTCTTCAAGATGCGATGGGAGGCGACGCCGGCCCAGGTGCGTAAACTCGAGCGCGCCCTCATGGCGATCACGATCATCATCATCCCCATCGCCGTGAGCGCGCACACGGTGCTCTCCTGGATGTTCGGGATGACAACGCGCGCGGGATGGCACAGTTCGATCTTCGGGCCGTACTTCGTCGCTGGTGCCTTGTTCTCCGGGATAGGGATCGTCGTGATCGCGATGGCGGTCGTCCGTTGGGCGCAGCACTTGGAGGATGTCATCACCGACTTCCATTTCCGCCGGATGGCCGACATCCTGCTCGTGTTCGGGCTGGCCTACCTCTACATGACTTTGAGCGAGTACCTGACGATGACATTCCAGCCTTCGGACGACGAGAAAATCCTTGTCGGCCTGCTCACTTCGGGACCGCTCGCGCCGTATTTCTGGATCTCGACCCTGGGCCTTGTCTTGGCCGTGGCTCTCTTGGCCATCCCGAGGACACGCACGGTGGCGGGCATCACCATGGCGGCCCTGGTCGTGAACGTGGCACTCCTCATCAAGCGCTTCATCATCGTCGTGCCGAGCATGCAGGTGCCGCTCATCCCGGGCGACGCCGTCGCGACCTACTCGCCTACGTGGGTGGAGTGGGCGCTCATCGGAGGATCGTTCGCCGCCTTCGGCCTCATCTTCCTCGTCGCCTCGAAACTCGTTCCCATGGTCTCGATCTGGGAGGTCAGCGAAGGTGACAAAGCGCACGCGAAGGACGCCCCCGCCGCGCCGGAGGCAAGGACGCCGAGTCCCGAAGCCGTTGCATCGGTGAGCGTGGTCGTAGCCACGGAGGGTCGAAGTTGA
- the ccsA gene encoding cytochrome c biogenesis protein CcsA: MSDGGWLEWSALLLALIALAAAMAKVGNVAPPFARLRAHALALSVALTLAAIGLLAYYFLVGRLDVEYVFLYTRTDYPIYLKIVGVWGAQKGTILLWTALMGLCIAWFEFSPLLRGGFHRADSRLRDWTMLFALAIYVAFLTLVVRQDTFSPTADFFLASRPIGNGLNPVLQSPYSLVHPPAEFIGYALTTIPAAAALAHLASGKPGWSRLVRGWTRVAWGAYTLALGMGAIWAYYTLSFGGFWAWDPVEVANLIPWLVLTAFLHARVENERTGKYGALAPLLAFGTLWFSLFATFATRSGLWVSVHAFTDPTGTFAKDPALRLVNIVSADPQTAAIMGIMGTLFFGFLGLSASRFSAAAPLLGRALSAVCFAAAGAFAVAPATALGAIFELLSPVSPGGVGPAVSVALALLVALAFAPSIMASASDDGSKRRGRLFSMSALAYTAILLIGASLLITLTMDLSGANGMNREVFDAWAPVVVLPSILAIVAFLGHRTLADRPLASLVIISGALGMAAAVLFPQHWPLGLTMPALLVGLVVGVHGLLGTTGPRSDGSGRRAGALVSIVLGLGLFVFFANPPDTVLVAGWALESDALLQTLGLALAVGLLIVMPHVLAKPTETSRLPLAGRVARTLRPASLQLAHIAVVLVLIGYAWSVYAASETRSPVTLARGESVELGPYVLTYDSTSGEYDPAHGFQTSVTAKLIVAKEGARIGRAEVHMFWIDQVTHYDPATRVSRLGIDDLYIASLAMCRDPTARCIDNDAWIGAHESGITPLAANESITAMAFTPKVIPFMGFVWAGFGLGLLSMALLVLAGGGGSVGARAALPGVAVRARAEARERRLEEALIARSHPWEDPASTRARSPDDEVRGQ; this comes from the coding sequence ATGAGCGATGGGGGGTGGCTCGAATGGAGCGCGTTGCTTCTTGCCCTCATCGCATTGGCCGCGGCCATGGCGAAGGTCGGGAACGTAGCGCCGCCATTCGCTCGGTTGCGTGCACATGCGCTTGCCCTCTCGGTTGCCCTCACGCTTGCGGCGATAGGCCTTCTCGCCTACTACTTTCTCGTCGGTCGGCTCGACGTCGAATACGTCTTTCTCTACACGCGCACGGACTATCCGATCTATCTCAAGATCGTCGGCGTCTGGGGCGCCCAAAAAGGCACGATCCTCCTTTGGACGGCCCTCATGGGCCTTTGCATCGCATGGTTCGAATTCTCGCCTCTGCTACGAGGCGGATTCCATCGCGCGGATTCGCGTCTTCGGGACTGGACCATGCTCTTCGCGCTGGCGATCTATGTGGCGTTTCTCACGCTGGTCGTGCGGCAGGACACTTTCAGCCCCACGGCGGATTTCTTCCTGGCGTCCCGACCGATCGGGAACGGCCTCAATCCGGTCCTTCAATCGCCGTACAGCCTCGTACACCCGCCCGCGGAGTTCATAGGTTACGCCCTGACGACCATCCCCGCGGCGGCAGCGCTCGCGCATCTTGCGAGCGGGAAGCCTGGCTGGTCGCGCCTTGTCCGGGGTTGGACACGTGTCGCGTGGGGCGCATACACGCTTGCCTTGGGCATGGGCGCCATCTGGGCGTACTATACGTTGAGTTTCGGCGGCTTCTGGGCGTGGGATCCGGTCGAGGTGGCTAACCTCATCCCCTGGCTCGTGTTGACCGCTTTCCTGCATGCGCGCGTCGAGAACGAGCGCACCGGCAAGTACGGCGCCCTAGCTCCGTTACTCGCCTTCGGGACGCTGTGGTTTTCGCTCTTCGCCACCTTCGCGACGAGAAGTGGACTGTGGGTGTCGGTCCATGCCTTCACCGACCCCACGGGCACGTTCGCGAAGGATCCGGCGTTGCGGCTCGTGAACATAGTATCCGCAGACCCCCAGACGGCGGCGATCATGGGGATAATGGGAACACTCTTCTTCGGCTTCCTCGGCCTATCCGCGTCCAGGTTCTCGGCCGCTGCACCACTTCTCGGACGTGCCCTCTCTGCGGTGTGCTTCGCGGCGGCGGGAGCGTTCGCAGTAGCCCCCGCCACGGCACTCGGCGCAATCTTCGAGCTCTTGAGCCCGGTTTCGCCAGGGGGTGTGGGTCCTGCGGTCTCGGTCGCGCTGGCACTCCTTGTGGCCCTTGCCTTCGCGCCTTCGATCATGGCAAGCGCGTCGGACGATGGATCGAAGAGGCGCGGCAGGTTGTTCTCGATGTCAGCTCTCGCATACACCGCGATCCTCCTCATCGGCGCGTCGCTTCTCATCACGCTGACCATGGATCTGTCGGGCGCCAACGGCATGAACAGGGAGGTCTTCGACGCGTGGGCACCGGTGGTCGTGCTCCCGAGCATCCTCGCCATCGTAGCGTTCCTAGGCCATCGAACTCTTGCTGACAGGCCGCTCGCGTCGCTCGTCATCATAAGTGGGGCGCTTGGAATGGCCGCGGCCGTGCTCTTTCCCCAACACTGGCCGCTTGGTCTCACCATGCCCGCCCTCCTAGTGGGCCTGGTTGTGGGCGTCCATGGGCTCTTAGGAACGACGGGGCCGCGGTCTGATGGCTCGGGCCGCAGGGCCGGGGCACTTGTCTCGATCGTTCTCGGGCTTGGCTTATTCGTCTTCTTTGCGAATCCACCCGACACCGTGCTCGTGGCAGGATGGGCCCTGGAAAGCGATGCGCTCCTTCAGACCTTGGGCCTTGCTCTCGCCGTCGGGCTTCTTATCGTCATGCCGCACGTCCTGGCGAAGCCAACCGAGACGTCTCGCCTTCCCCTCGCCGGGCGCGTGGCCAGGACGCTTCGCCCTGCGAGCCTGCAGCTTGCGCACATAGCCGTCGTGCTCGTCCTCATCGGATACGCGTGGAGCGTCTACGCCGCAAGTGAGACCCGCTCGCCGGTCACCCTCGCACGAGGGGAATCGGTCGAACTGGGGCCCTACGTGCTCACGTACGATAGCACATCTGGCGAATACGATCCCGCGCATGGATTCCAGACCAGCGTGACGGCGAAACTGATCGTGGCGAAAGAGGGGGCCCGCATCGGTCGTGCAGAAGTCCACATGTTCTGGATCGATCAAGTGACCCACTACGATCCCGCCACGAGGGTGTCGCGGCTTGGGATCGACGACCTGTACATTGCGAGTCTCGCCATGTGCCGGGATCCGACGGCCCGATGCATCGACAACGACGCATGGATCGGTGCGCACGAAAGCGGCATCACGCCGCTTGCCGCGAACGAGTCCATCACCGCCATGGCGTTCACTCCGAAGGTGATTCCGTTCATGGGGTTCGTCTGGGCCGGATTCGGTCTCGGCCTCCTCTCCATGGCACTGCTGGTCCTCGCGGGGGGCGGCGGGAGCGTCGGTGCACGGGCGGCCTTGCCCGGCGTCGCGGTGCGGGCGAGGGCTGAGGCGCGGGAGAGACGGTTGGAGGAGGCTCTCATCGCAAGGTCACACCCGTGGGAGGACCCCGCAAGTACTCGTGCAAGAAGTCCAGACGACGAGGTGAGAGGTCAGTGA
- a CDS encoding enoyl-CoA hydratase/isomerase family protein, with the protein MTHPKWRVWAEANGKATVVSWGRPPLNVFTSDMLRELANTLRSDEVTRANVVVLGGTGTCWSAGLDVGEHLKPAAESMLKAFRETLEALWSVPVPTIGRVHGACLGGGLELLSLCDLALASQSASFGQPEIKLGVFPPLAAAHFPCWIGDRQTAELLYLGETIGAEHAQQVGLVNRVVPDDALDKEVEGLAATLAGRRRQALVYLKKALRRSLSAPWTRLKRAERIYLEDLMSGEDAEEGLKAFLEKRRPVWKEI; encoded by the coding sequence ATGACGCATCCAAAATGGCGTGTGTGGGCGGAGGCGAACGGCAAGGCGACGGTCGTGAGCTGGGGGCGGCCACCGTTGAACGTCTTCACGAGCGACATGTTGAGGGAGCTTGCGAACACCCTCCGATCAGACGAGGTCACGCGGGCGAACGTCGTGGTCCTTGGTGGCACGGGTACATGTTGGAGCGCCGGATTGGATGTTGGAGAACACTTGAAGCCCGCGGCCGAATCCATGCTCAAGGCTTTCAGGGAGACACTGGAAGCGCTCTGGAGCGTCCCCGTCCCGACTATTGGGCGGGTGCACGGGGCCTGCCTCGGTGGCGGATTGGAACTGCTTTCCCTCTGCGACCTCGCACTCGCCTCGCAGTCCGCCAGTTTCGGGCAACCAGAGATCAAGTTAGGCGTCTTCCCTCCGCTCGCTGCGGCCCACTTTCCGTGCTGGATAGGCGATCGGCAGACCGCGGAACTCCTTTATCTCGGCGAAACGATCGGAGCGGAACATGCGCAACAAGTGGGGCTTGTCAACCGTGTCGTACCGGACGATGCGCTCGACAAGGAAGTGGAGGGGCTGGCGGCGACGCTTGCCGGCCGCCGCCGTCAGGCACTAGTCTATCTCAAGAAAGCGCTGAGGCGCTCTCTTTCAGCCCCATGGACCCGGCTCAAGCGGGCCGAGAGGATCTATCTGGAAGACCTCATGTCCGGTGAGGACGCCGAGGAGGGTCTCAAAGCATTCCTTGAGAAACGCCGGCCGGTCTGGAAGGAGATCTGA
- a CDS encoding zinc-binding dehydrogenase, which produces MADMRAALFLGPGKPLEVTEIPVPVPGPGDVLVRVAGCGFCHTDLHYMDHGVPTVKKPPMVLGHEISGEVAESGAGAWKRGDRVLVPAVLPCGRCGLCRSGRENICPEMRMPGNHIDGGFAEFIVVPAKDLVRLPVELDLVDSCIIADALSTPFHAVVSRAKVAPGEWVAIVGCGGVGMNAVQFAAAAGAHVVAIDVKPHKLELARELGAAETVNPVEVKDVGKEVKRLTGGGADAAVEAVGSPMTIDSAFSTLRRGGRLVLVGYSDKPAELPAARMMFFEYTVLGSLGCPPSDYPRIVEMVRRNRIRLKPVIDSRIPLEEVNRAADDLRKGDTMRSVVVP; this is translated from the coding sequence GTGGCCGACATGCGCGCGGCACTCTTTCTCGGGCCGGGAAAACCCCTGGAAGTGACCGAGATCCCGGTTCCGGTGCCCGGGCCGGGCGACGTGTTGGTCCGCGTCGCCGGATGCGGGTTCTGCCACACGGATCTACACTACATGGACCACGGAGTGCCGACGGTCAAGAAACCGCCGATGGTGCTCGGACACGAGATATCCGGCGAAGTCGCGGAATCGGGCGCGGGGGCATGGAAACGGGGTGACCGCGTCCTCGTCCCTGCCGTCCTGCCCTGCGGTCGTTGCGGCCTGTGCAGGAGCGGGAGGGAGAACATCTGCCCGGAGATGCGCATGCCGGGAAACCACATTGACGGGGGCTTCGCCGAGTTCATCGTTGTCCCTGCCAAGGACCTCGTCCGACTGCCGGTCGAGCTCGATCTCGTGGATTCGTGCATCATCGCCGATGCTCTCTCGACGCCCTTCCACGCGGTGGTCTCGCGCGCGAAGGTGGCGCCGGGCGAATGGGTCGCGATCGTCGGATGCGGGGGCGTCGGGATGAACGCCGTGCAATTCGCGGCCGCCGCTGGAGCACATGTGGTGGCGATCGACGTCAAGCCGCATAAGCTCGAACTCGCCCGCGAGCTCGGTGCCGCGGAGACGGTGAACCCCGTCGAGGTGAAGGACGTCGGCAAAGAGGTGAAGAGACTCACGGGTGGCGGGGCCGACGCGGCGGTGGAGGCGGTCGGGAGCCCAATGACGATAGACAGCGCGTTCTCGACGCTGCGGCGCGGCGGGCGACTTGTGCTCGTCGGCTACAGCGACAAGCCGGCGGAGTTGCCTGCGGCGAGGATGATGTTCTTCGAGTACACGGTGCTCGGTTCCCTTGGGTGCCCTCCGTCGGACTACCCGCGCATCGTGGAGATGGTCCGCCGAAACCGGATCCGTCTTAAGCCTGTCATCGACTCGCGAATTCCCCTAGAGGAGGTAAACCGCGCCGCGGACGACCTCCGCAAAGGAGACACGATGCGATCGGTGGTGGTACCATGA
- a CDS encoding ABC transporter ATP-binding protein, which produces MNRFPGNAQKEGRRFPVEEPAASADGGDGRIAEDVGASGVEPLCMRAVSKRFATHQVLDRISLELGYGKTILVLGANGAGKTTLLRIAAGVTHADSGSVEHFGKRVLDDDLPTRRRVSYVSQRAPMYRELTPLEHLTWWARLYGIDRVHERCESILQEARLARMANERCGSLSRGQQQRLAISMALLPSPDLLIMDEPEAALDDQGLTWLHTLLSERRGRVATIIAAHGAERLGSIADSRLIIEKGRGSVTA; this is translated from the coding sequence ATGAACCGATTCCCTGGAAACGCGCAGAAGGAAGGACGCAGGTTCCCAGTAGAGGAACCCGCCGCGTCGGCCGACGGGGGCGATGGCCGGATCGCCGAAGACGTCGGGGCGTCGGGCGTGGAACCCCTGTGCATGCGGGCCGTGTCCAAACGCTTCGCCACACACCAGGTCCTTGACAGGATAAGCCTGGAGCTGGGGTACGGCAAGACCATCCTCGTCCTTGGCGCCAATGGGGCCGGGAAGACCACCCTCCTACGAATCGCGGCGGGCGTCACCCACGCGGATTCAGGCTCTGTCGAACACTTCGGAAAACGGGTGCTGGACGATGACCTGCCGACACGACGCCGGGTCTCGTACGTCTCGCAACGCGCCCCCATGTATCGTGAACTCACGCCCCTCGAACACCTGACCTGGTGGGCTCGGCTATACGGCATCGATCGTGTGCACGAGCGTTGCGAATCGATATTGCAGGAGGCGCGACTCGCGCGCATGGCTAATGAACGATGCGGAAGCCTCAGCCGCGGACAACAACAGAGGCTCGCCATATCCATGGCCTTGCTTCCGTCTCCCGACCTCTTGATCATGGATGAGCCTGAGGCGGCACTCGACGACCAGGGGCTGACATGGCTCCACACACTTCTTTCCGAACGACGCGGCCGGGTCGCCACGATCATCGCAGCACACGGCGCCGAACGTCTCGGTTCGATCGCCGATTCGAGATTGATCATCGAGAAAGGGCGGGGGTCGGTCACCGCATGA
- a CDS encoding 2-hydroxyacyl-CoA dehydratase gives MTRAKSGKKRPKGVTGSRGDPTDATQSVAKSGEAARPQIPDAEERALRYSSDFHEFTGARSIEGLVAISREALADTNFPTVEAWTRSNGKAVGCFPVYTPQEIIHSMGMLPVSIRGGGEALEISHADAALGSFLCSISKSTLELAQTGRMRDFSAFVFPYICDVSRNLEGIFSRQLPDTQTHMLHLPQNFESPATTDFLVAEYRRLIQRLAAAGGRPFDETRLSQSIEVFNEHRELVTELALLKRKEPWRLTLAEHYLIQRLGDVLPREVHIQILKNALGWIRSRECRRRDAVPTLVVGPFCEQPPLDLLELVEEVGFYVVGDEFHMQPRWHARVEPKGDPLRNLAAAYVDTPLDISVRRTPTTKEQAILSRLEATGAESVIFLSAKFCEPALEDVVLYRRGLDRKGIPSLQLEFEERSSGYEQSRLALETFTESIMFD, from the coding sequence GTGACGCGCGCGAAATCGGGCAAGAAGAGGCCGAAGGGGGTGACCGGATCGAGGGGCGATCCGACCGACGCGACGCAAAGTGTCGCCAAGAGCGGGGAGGCCGCCCGTCCCCAGATCCCCGACGCCGAGGAGCGCGCACTACGTTATTCGAGCGACTTCCATGAATTCACCGGGGCGAGGTCGATCGAAGGGCTCGTCGCGATTTCGCGCGAGGCTCTAGCCGATACCAACTTTCCGACGGTGGAGGCGTGGACCCGTTCCAACGGCAAGGCCGTCGGCTGTTTCCCCGTGTACACCCCGCAGGAGATCATCCATTCGATGGGGATGCTTCCCGTTTCCATCCGTGGAGGTGGCGAAGCCCTCGAGATATCACACGCGGACGCGGCGCTAGGTTCCTTCCTATGCTCGATAAGCAAGTCGACCTTGGAGCTCGCACAGACGGGAAGGATGCGCGATTTCTCGGCTTTCGTCTTCCCGTACATTTGCGACGTGAGCCGCAATCTTGAGGGGATCTTTTCGAGGCAGCTGCCAGACACACAGACCCACATGCTGCATCTACCGCAGAACTTCGAGTCGCCGGCGACGACGGACTTCCTCGTCGCAGAGTACCGTCGCCTCATCCAAAGACTCGCCGCGGCGGGAGGACGGCCCTTCGATGAGACGAGGCTTTCACAATCCATAGAGGTCTTCAACGAGCATCGCGAACTCGTCACCGAACTCGCCCTTCTCAAACGAAAGGAGCCTTGGAGGCTCACCCTTGCAGAGCACTACCTCATCCAGAGGCTCGGCGACGTGCTGCCTCGCGAGGTCCACATCCAGATCCTGAAGAATGCGTTGGGTTGGATCAGGTCGAGGGAGTGTCGCAGGCGAGACGCGGTACCGACCCTTGTAGTCGGGCCATTTTGCGAGCAACCCCCGCTCGACCTCCTGGAACTCGTCGAGGAGGTGGGCTTCTACGTCGTCGGGGACGAGTTCCACATGCAGCCCCGTTGGCATGCGCGCGTCGAGCCGAAGGGCGACCCGCTCCGCAACCTCGCGGCCGCCTACGTCGACACGCCGCTCGACATCAGCGTCCGCAGGACGCCCACAACGAAGGAACAAGCGATCCTGTCACGCCTCGAGGCAACGGGAGCGGAGTCGGTCATTTTCCTGTCAGCGAAGTTCTGCGAGCCCGCGTTGGAGGACGTCGTGCTATACAGACGGGGGCTCGACAGGAAAGGAATACCGTCGTTGCAACTAGAATTCGAGGAGCGTTCCTCGGGTTATGAGCAGTCGCGGCTTGCGCTCGAGACTTTCACGGAATCCATAATGTTCGACTGA